Sequence from the Methanobrevibacter sp. TMH8 genome:
CATTCTCAATATTATCTTTATTTTCGATTTTAGCTTCATCTACCATATCTTTTGATATATCTATACCATAAATTTTTATTGGAATATTTTGCTTAAATAATTCTTTAATTAAATATCCATTTCCAAAACCAAACTCTAATATAATATCATTAGTTTTTAACTCTATATTCTCTAATATAAGATTATATTGTTCTTGGTTCCATATATTCATTCTTTTAGCTAAAATTTTCCCACGAAAACCAGTTAGATTTCCAAATTTTCCTCTAAAAAATAATTCTACAAGTTTACTAAACATATTTTGTCCTATATTTCAATTTAATAATAATATTAAATTTCATATTTTCATAATTTATATCTTTAAATATTTCAAATTATAAATTTTTTAAATTATTAAGATTATTAAAATTCTTAAATTATTAAATTATTAAATTTTTAATTTTTAAAATAATAAAATAATAAAATAATAAAATTACAAAATGATAGAAATAATAAATACTTATTCACATACTTCTTCAACTTTTTGACGAATATCATCTATTGAATATCCTAAAAGAAGTGCCATGAGCATTGCGCCTCCAGCTCCAACTCCCTCTTTGACAAAACCATTTAGATAATTTTTAAGGCCCATATTTTTAGATTTTCCAAATTGAGGATTGACTGCATGAATATTTATATCTCCAATTTGAGCTGTAATATTGAATAAATCAGATGTATTATCATCAGCTACAAAACTTGTGGTTCCAAGACAAATCCTTGCAAAATCAAAATCAGGATCAATAGCTTTTATAAATCCACAAACACTGGCCATTTGAGTTCCACCAGCTAAAATTACTGGAACATTACTTCCAAGAACTAAACCTGCTACAGCTGGAATCATTGGATCACCTACTACAGAAACAGCTATAAATGGGTCAATTTTTCCAATATTCCCCATACCATCAAGAATTCCCCCATTAGCTAATCCTTCCATAACCACATCTTTTTTTAGATTATGAGGATTTTCGGGCATACTACCACTAACTTTAAAGTCAGCATCATAACCAAGAGCAGTTAAAGTTCCAAGAGCTGTTGTAGTTCCTGCTGGAATACTTTCACCAATTACAAGATAATCATTATATTTAGATAGCTGATGACCTATTATCTTTGAATTTTCAAATATTTTTCTAGGGTTAACTACTGCATGACCAGTTCTTATATCATGACCATATTCTCCTTCTTCAGCAACAGTAATATAAGGAACATCTGGTTTTATTTTTGAACCAGCATCAACTATTAAATAAGGAACATCAGTTAATTCAAGAGCAGCTTTTGTAAGCATGGCAGGAGTAGGAGCAGAAGCTCCATCAATAATAGTCTGAGGTGGAATATCACAACATCGAAGCTCACTATGAACAATCAACTCAACATCTCCTGCAGGAGTATATTCCATAAGTTCAGGAGTAGCACCAGCACCAGTGATATTTGGAATAATTGCTGTGGAAGTCGTAGCTATTGTACAAATAAAAAAAGGATTTTTACCAGTTAATTTTTTTAAAAGCTCATTAGAACCATAAGATTTAAGACCATCAAACATATTTACCATTTTCACACCTAAAAGATATTTAAAGAAGTATTTTAAATAATTTAAAGAAGTATTCTTAATAGATTATATTTATAATTAAATATTCTAATAAATGTTATCATATTATATGTAAATTATTATAATTTTTATTGAGAATATAAGATAAATATTTTTAATTATATTGTATAAAAAATAAATAAAGGAATAAATAAAAAAATAATAAAAGGAATAAACAAAAGAATAATAAAAGGAATAATAAAAAAATAATAAAAGGAATAATAAAAAAATAAATAATAAAATAAGTTTAAATAAAAATAAAAAAGAAAAATAATGGTTAAACTGCACTAAGCATGCCCTTTTTCATATATTTATACATTGTTTTTAAACTAATACCATAATGTTTAACTGACATTGATTGGGATTTTTTACCTAATATTTTATAAGTCATTTTAATCTTTGTTTTGCCTTTAGTCATGTAAATTTTGCCTAATGTTATCCCTTTATAATTTAACTTCATGTAAATATCATTTTTACCTTTTATATAAGAAACATATTTTAATGTTATCCCATCAGATTTTATTTGTCCTGAATCAAATTTTTTATAAGTAGCTGCTGAAACAGGATCAGCAAAAGCTAATTGAACACCACAAACAAAAATAGCACATAATAACAAAGCTATTATCACTTTTTTATTCAAAATTTTCATTTTTATCACCATGTTTTTTAAATATAATTGCAAATTTTACTTGTGCAATTATATTATTAGGTTTTTATGTCCACCATATACATTGATAATACATATATACAGCTTATAATGTAAAATATGTACTATAAACTATGTATTTTATATGATATTATTTTATATTCATTTTTATATATATAAATCTATTGAATTTAAATAAATAAAAATTTCAGTTAATATTTATAATATATACTAAGAATCAATGAATTAACTGAATTATTATATAATTGAATAAAATAAAAAAGAAATGAAATAAAATGAGAAAATTAAATAAAATTAAATAAAAAATAATCAAAATAAAAATTATCACAAAAAATAAAAAAGAAATAAATTAAGAATTTAACAATAATTAAAATTATTTACATGAAAAACAAGCTGTAAACTAATATAGCTGCACCTACTATCCAACAGTAAACTACAAATATGTCTAAACTTCTTTCTCTGATTAATTTTAAAAGTATACTAATAGCTAAGTATCCTGAAACAAGAGCAGCTAAAAATCCTAAAATATATGGAAGGAAATTTGTATCTAATCCTGTTGTAATACCGCCTAATTCAGTTACAGACGCGCCTAAAATAGCTGGAACAGCTAAAAGAAAACTGAATTTAGCAGCAAATTCTTTATCAAGACCTATAAGTAAACCAGAAGCGATAGTTGTTCCTGAACGTGACAAACCTGGAATAATAGCACATGCTTGACCAATACCTACAAGAATAGCTTCTTTAAGGCCAACATCTTTAATATTTTTATTACCAACATTCCATCTTTGAGATACATATAAAAGTACACCAGTAATTAACAAGAAGAAAGCTGGAATAGTTATAGAGTTAAATGCAGCTTCAACTTGATCATTAAAGACAAGCCCTATTATTCCTACAGGAATAGTTCCAATAATAACCATCCAAACTAATTTTTTATATTGATCTTCTTTAAACCCTTGTCTAAATCTTCCTCTGAAAATATCAGCTATACTTGAGAAGAATGCTTTTATCATTTCTATAATATCTTTAAAGAAATAGCTAACTACAGCCAATAATGTTCCTAAGTGAAGTAAAACATCAAAAGCTAAAGCTGATTGATTAATACCAAAAAATTCTTGAACAAAAATAAGGTGAGCAGAGCTACTTACAGGTAAAAATTCTGTTAAACCTTGTACTATTCCTACTATAATTGCTTGTAGAATATCCATAAATACACCATATAATAATATTTTATAATTTGATAAATTAGTAATATAAAAATTTAATTTTAAAAATTAGAAAGTTAATTTTTTTCATGCTTTAATTTATTTATTATCTTTTCTAATTATATATTTTTCTTTTTTTTTCAAGATATTATGTAGTTATTCTCTTTAATTAAGACTTAAAGGATTTAATCTCAATCTTAAGATCATATAATTAAAAATAAAGAAAATACAATGAAAAAATAAAGAAAATCAATGAAAATCACAATACAATTTCATTGATTTATAATGTTAAAATTTTCATTAATAATCTAAATAAGTTAACCAATTGAATTTGTCTTCAGTTTTTCCTTCAACAATGCTGAAAAATTCTGATTGAATTTTTTCTGCTATAGGGCCTCTTTTACCAGAACCAATAGTTATATTATCAACAGAACGAATTGGAGTAACTTCAGCAGCTGTACCTGTAAAAAATACTTCGTCGGCTAAATAAACCATTTCTCTTGGTATTTTTTCTTTTATAACTTCATAACCAAGATCATTAGCTATTGAAATAACTGAATTTCTTGTTATTCCATTTAATATTGAAGATGAAAGTGGAGGTGTGTAAATAACATCATCCTTAACCAAAAATATATTTTCTCCACTACCTTCTCCAACAAAACCATGATAATCCAACATTATAGCTTCATCAAATCCATTTTCAATAGCTTCAATTTTAGCTAACTGTGCATTCATATAATTAGCTCCAGCTTTGGCCATACTAGGCATAGTATCAGGTGCAAGTCTTCTCCATGAAGAAACACCAATATCAACACCATTTTCCATAGCTTCATCACCCAAATAGGTTCCCCATTCCCAAACAGCTATTGATGTATTGACTGGGCATTTTAAAGGATTGACTCCTAATTCTTTATACCCCCTATAAGTAACAGGACGTATATAACAAGAACGAAGATTATTTATAGTAACAGTTTCTTTTATTGCATTAGCTATATCTTCTTTTTCAAATGGAATTTTCATTTTATATATTTTAGCTGAATCAAATAACCTATCAACATGTTCATCAAGTCGGAATATTGCACTACCATTTTTATTCTCATAGCATCTTATTCCTTCAAAGACACTAGATCCATAATGTACTACATGAGATAGAACAGAAATATTAGCCTCTTTCCAATCTACAAATTCTCCATCCATCCATACTTTTCCACCGTTATCATCCCATGACATATACATTCCTCCTTTTAGTTAATCTTCATGTATTGATATGTGATTGGATTCAATAAACACAATATATCTAATGAACAATGATTATAGTAATTTTTTTCTTATAATCATTAAACTATATATTTTAATTCTTATAATCATGAATAATCATGTGAATAAAATTGTTTATAAAAATCCATTTTAATATTAGCTTTTGATTTATTTAAGTCTTATTAATTTAGGTATAAATTTATTATTTTTTAATTTAAAAAAATCAGGACAATATTTGAATTTATAATTAATTTTTATATCTATTTTAATATATAATATAAAAAAAATAATTTAAAAAATAAAAAAGGATATAAAAGTTAATTTAAAAAATAAAAAAGAAATGATAAAAAGAGTTAATTTATCGTTAAATATCGTTTTAATTTTGTATTTTTCTAATAACTGTTCCAATTAAAGGCATTAGGACTAATAACATAGCTATTATTGATATTCCAGTTTGTTTCATTGGTATGTTAGATGCTGAAGCTGTATTATTCGAGTCTGTAGGAGCGTATACATCTTCTGAAGGGAAGTATTGGTCATCTCCAGCAAATCTTCCTTTGACAATATATTTATATGCATCTTTGTAGTAAATTGTAGCTATACCTTCCTCATTTGTGATTCCAACACCAATAGGAATACGTTTTATTCTGAATACGATTTTTTTGCCAGCAATTATTTTACCGTTTTCATCAGTTAAAGTTGCAGTAATTTTATCACCAACAACATCAACTTTCAATCTAGTTTTCTTCTTATTTTTTGGTGTTGGTATATCAACTTGTGATTTTTTAACTTTAAAGATTGTTGAATTGGTAAATTTG
This genomic interval carries:
- the uppP gene encoding undecaprenyl-diphosphatase UppP; amino-acid sequence: MDILQAIIVGIVQGLTEFLPVSSSAHLIFVQEFFGINQSALAFDVLLHLGTLLAVVSYFFKDIIEMIKAFFSSIADIFRGRFRQGFKEDQYKKLVWMVIIGTIPVGIIGLVFNDQVEAAFNSITIPAFFLLITGVLLYVSQRWNVGNKNIKDVGLKEAILVGIGQACAIIPGLSRSGTTIASGLLIGLDKEFAAKFSFLLAVPAILGASVTELGGITTGLDTNFLPYILGFLAALVSGYLAISILLKLIRERSLDIFVVYCWIVGAAILVYSLFFM
- the ilvE gene encoding branched-chain-amino-acid transaminase → MSWDDNGGKVWMDGEFVDWKEANISVLSHVVHYGSSVFEGIRCYENKNGSAIFRLDEHVDRLFDSAKIYKMKIPFEKEDIANAIKETVTINNLRSCYIRPVTYRGYKELGVNPLKCPVNTSIAVWEWGTYLGDEAMENGVDIGVSSWRRLAPDTMPSMAKAGANYMNAQLAKIEAIENGFDEAIMLDYHGFVGEGSGENIFLVKDDVIYTPPLSSSILNGITRNSVISIANDLGYEVIKEKIPREMVYLADEVFFTGTAAEVTPIRSVDNITIGSGKRGPIAEKIQSEFFSIVEGKTEDKFNWLTYLDY
- the cobT gene encoding nicotinate mononucleotide-dependent phosphoribosyltransferase CobT; amino-acid sequence: MFDGLKSYGSNELLKKLTGKNPFFICTIATTSTAIIPNITGAGATPELMEYTPAGDVELIVHSELRCCDIPPQTIIDGASAPTPAMLTKAALELTDVPYLIVDAGSKIKPDVPYITVAEEGEYGHDIRTGHAVVNPRKIFENSKIIGHQLSKYNDYLVIGESIPAGTTTALGTLTALGYDADFKVSGSMPENPHNLKKDVVMEGLANGGILDGMGNIGKIDPFIAVSVVGDPMIPAVAGLVLGSNVPVILAGGTQMASVCGFIKAIDPDFDFARICLGTTSFVADDNTSDLFNITAQIGDINIHAVNPQFGKSKNMGLKNYLNGFVKEGVGAGGAMLMALLLGYSIDDIRQKVEEVCE